TCTTATGGAAGTTTTTAATGTTAGAACATCACTTAAGGTACTTTGTTCCCTTTTTGGTATCCCGGTTAAAACAGAAGCTCATGGAAGTGAAGTGGAAGAACTTTATAGAAACAAAAAATTTAAAAAGATAGCTCAATATTGTGCTGAAGATGTACTGGCAACTGCAAGACTGTTCACTGTTTTCACAAGTATGAAAACAGGTCAAACTTTCAATTTTTTGAGGGAGAAGATTGATGTGAAAATAATAAATCAATGGTCGGAAGAAGATTCGTGAATGTAATTTAACTAAAAATACGCTCTAAGTCCTCTTCCGTAAGGGAGGGGATACAGAGCGACGCCGTAAGGCGTTGTATTGACAAGCGTCAGTTCTGAACATAGAATAAGGGTATGGAGTACAAGCTGGATAAAGGGTGTCATTCTGTATATTCCCTTCAGTTCCACCTTGTATTAGTGGTAAAGTATAGGAAAAAGGTTCTGATAGGGAAGCTTGCAGAAAGACTAAAGGAGATAGTTGTGGAAGTAGCAGAGCACTTTGGTATTGAGATAATAGAGCAGGAAACGGATAAAGACCACATTCACATCCTGTTTTCCTCACGACCTACGGTTATGCTTTCAAGGTTTGTGAATTCACTCAAGTCAGTAACATCAAGAAAACTGAGGAGAGAGTTCCCAGAAGTTATGAGAAAGGAGCTTTGGGGTGGAAAGTTCTGGTCTCCATCCTACTTCATAGCAACGACTGGACAGGTGAAACTGGAGGACATAAAAAGATATGTCCAGAGCCAAGGAAGAAAGTAAATTTTTGCTTACCTATAAATTCAGAGCTTATCCTTCTGCTCTGCAGGAATACAAGTTGGAAAACTGGCTTTTTGCTCTATGCTGGCTCTACAACCATGCACTTGAAGAAAGGAAAAGAGTCTGGAAGGAAGAGAGGAGAACTGTAAAATATTCAGAACAACAAAACAACCTACCTAAGCTCAAGAAGAAAGAACCGATACTAAAACTTGTTCACTCCCAAGTTCTCCAAGATACACTCAGGAGAGTAGATAAAGCATTCCAAAAGTTTTTCCAAGATTTAGAGAGGAAGAAGAAAGGAGAAAAGGTAAAGGTTGGTTACCCAAAAAAGAAACCGATAGCGAAATACAAGTCTCTTACTTTTTCGCAAGTCTGGATGAAACAGAAAGGGAAATTAGTTCCGATAATCAAACTGGAAAAGAAGAATAACCGATTTGCATACCTTCACCTACCCAAGATAGGTAAACTCAAGATAAGACTGCATAGAGAAATTGACTGGACAAGAGCAAAGACAGTAACAGTAAAGAGAGAACCAAGCGGAAACTGGTATGTATGCATAAGCGTAGAAGTTGACCTTGACCAGATACTCAAAGAGGCAGAAGAAAGGGTAGAAAGAAAGATAAAAACGGTAGGAATAGACTTAGGAGTGAAACATCTTGCAGTGACCAGTAAAAAAGACTACATAAAGCATCCGAAATTTATACAAAAACTTGAGAAAAGACTAAAGAGAGAACAGAAGAAACTATCAAGGAAAGAAAAAGGGAGCAGAAACTTTGAAAAGCAAAAAAAGAAAGTAGCAAAGATACACGAAAAAATAAAAAACGCAAGAAGAGACTTTCTCCATAAACTATCAAGGAAGTTAGTAGGAAGATACCATCTGATAAGCTTTGAAGACCTTGACATACCCGGTCTTGTAGAAAACAACCCATTAGCAAAACTAATACTTGATGCAGGATGGGGAACACTCATTACCTTTACCACCTATAAAGCCGTAATGGCAGGGGTAAAGGTGGTAAAAGTAGATGCGGCATATACAACTCAAGAATGTTCTTACTGTGGACTAAAAGTTCCCAAAACATTAGCAGATAGGATGCACAAATGTCCGAGATGCGGAATAGAGCTTGATAGAGACTATAACGCAAGCATAGTAATAGACAAGAGAGGAATAGAGAAAGAAGGGCTCACCCACCTTACGGGTGGTAGGGTCGGAGCGACCCGAACTTACGCCTGTGGAGAGGGCACTGGCGGGGTCTCCTCAAAAGGGGAGATTAGCTATCCCTCGCTGAAGCAGGAATCCCCTTGCGGGTCTTCTGGGTGGAGCAACTCTCGGCAGAGGGTTGTTTTCCTACCAGAAGCTCCGTCCGTAAGGGCGGAGTAGTTCACGGAAGAAACTTGTAGAAGCGTGAAAATTATTACAGGAAATAGAAATATGGAAAAAATAAAACCTAAAATTGACCACAACATAAACGTTGCAGGACTTTTGGTTACCGATGCTGATACTGTATTAAACAAGCTGACAAGAGAGAAAAAGGGACAACTAAAAGGACTTTATGTTTTTCCAAAGAAAATAGGGAATGGAGTAGTTTACATCTGCAACGGTGCGGAATTTCCAAATGCCAAAGCTGTAGATTTTCTTCTTTATATCCTTCATGTCGCAGAAACGAATAATTGGCCAAAAAAAATTAAAATTACAAGCCTTAACGCTTTGGCTAAAGAAATTTTTGGTATTAAACAATCTGGGAAAATCTGGAACGAAAAGATTGAAAGATTTTTAGTTGTATGGGCTAACCACAAGTTTTATTTCAAAAATTGCTTTTTCTGGCAAGGAAAAATTATTGATACAGTTATGCTTGGAGTAATTCAAAACTTTAAAATAGAAAAGCGTGGAAGAGGAAAAACTGCCACTTTAATAATTACTTTTGATGATGATTTCATTGAAATCTGCAAAAATACAACTTGGTATCGCCGTCCATCGTGGATAGAAATCAAAAAATTGCGGAAAGAAACAGCTAAAAGCCTTTACCTGCTTGCTTTAGAGTATAAGCCTGATGAGAAAACTAAAAATTGGAAAATCTATATAGATAGCGACCTAAAATACTGGTATCGTAATGCTCTCAATTCCCTTGCTGACCCTAAACATTTAAGACCTTCAATAATCCTGAAAAGGATTAACCGGGCAATAGAGGAAATCAACGAAAAAACAAATCTTCAGATGGAACTTCAGGAAACAGAAGAAGGAAATTACTGCATATTTGTAAAAGAAGTTTGCCCAGCTGGAACACAGGCTCTTGAAATTCCATTTGACAAGCTACCCGATGAAGAAAAAGCAATGCTTGTTGCTTACATTGAAACAGTAAAAGAAAAGAAAAAAATCAATAACATTTGGGGATTTTTACGCTCTATGAGTTCAAGACAGCTTAAAATCTGGCTAAAAAAAGCAGAAAAATACTTCAATTCTGAAGTTAAGGCGGATAAAGAAACAGATTTTATTGAGAAACCAAGACTTATAGAGAAACTGAAGGAATGGGGAAAAAAGAAATTTTCAGAAAAACCTTTCCTGTATGACACATACTTTGAAAAAAGTGAAATCTTAACAGCACTTGAAAATAATAAAGAAATAATTTTTATATGCAAAGATAAGGACTACGCTGACTTTTTAAATACAGCTATAAGCAAAAAATTCCAGAACGAATTAAAAGAGATATTTTTAAAAGAAATTTCCTTTAAAGGGAAAAACGAATAACTCCGTTTTAGAGGTGAGCTTGCGAATTATTTACACCAGGCATTTTTGTGAACAGCTTGAAGAGAGAAAACGGAACTCTCCCGTTCCGTTAACAATAGAGCTTATTGAAGACACAATCAAGAATCCTGACCTTGTTATGCAAGACCCAAAGTATTCCAAAAGAGAATGGAGAATCAAGAAAGTTGCAGGACGTTGCTTTAAGGTTATAGTTGAAGATATGGGAAAGGAAATTGTTGCTATAACGCTAATGTTTGACAGAACTTTAAGGAGGAAAGGACTATGCAGATAAGATACTCTCCAGATGTTGATATTCTGGTCATTAAGTTAAGCGATAAACCAGTTTACGAGAGCGAACATTTGGCAGAACAGGGAATAGTTATTGATTACGATGAAAATGATGAAGTTGTTGGACTTGAGATTTTTGGCTGGAGTGAGAGAAAAAAAATTGAACTGCCTTTCGTAGGTAAACTATTGCCTGTTTCAGCGTAGCTATGAACAGACAGCAGGAACTACACCGTATAAAATCAATTCCACCTGAAATAATCCTTGAAGATTTCAAAATTCCTTTCACTTTCAGGAACTCATACATAGAAGCGACAGCTGTATGGAGAAACGAAAAAACTCCTTCTGTCTCAATACAGAAAAACGAATTTGGCGAGTGGCTCTGGCACGACTTTGGAACTGGCAAAGGGGGAAGCTGGATTGACCTTGTGATGGTCTTATACAACTGCGATTACATTACAGCTGTAAGACTTTTAAGAGAAAAATATTTAGAGAAAAATGATTTTCCTGACCTTAAACCTGACTTTACACCTAAATCCTGCCGGGTTTCTACGGTAAAAATCATTGAAGTAAAGAAAGTTTCAAGTCCTGCACTTTTGAAATACTTGAGAGAAAGAAAAATTACCAAAATTCCAAACTGGTTAAAAGAAATACACTGGGAAATAAATGGAAGGAAATACTTTGGAGCAGGAATAAAAACCGAGACCGGGAGTTATACGGTAAGAAACAAGTTTGGAAAGTGGAACTTGAAAGAGAAAGCAGAGCAGAAGCACTCTTACAGCCTGATAGAAAAGGGAAGCAGATATATAGCAATATTTGAGGGATTGTTTGACGCCCTCAGCTGGGAACAGCTGAAGTTTAAGCAAACAGATATTTTGATTTTAAATTCCGTTGTCAATGTAGAGAAAGCCCTTGCTGTTATTGAAAAATACGACACCGTAATTCTCGGATTAGACAACGATAAAGCTGGACTTTCTGCCCGCAGAAAGTTTGAGAAAATAAACAGTAAAACCCTTTACCTCAAGTTTGAAAGCAAGGATTTAAACGAAGCATTGAAAAAGCAAGATAGTATTTCTCTACTCCCACTCTTTTAAAAGCCTATGAATATAGCTTTTAGAAACTTTTAACTTGTGGTGTTTCCTCAGAAACTCAGATATTGCTACACAGCCAGCTCCCTCTTTCCGTAAAGTCAGAATTTCAGCTTTTAATTTTTCAAGTTTTTCTCTCTTTTTCGGCTTTCTGCCAGCTCTACTCTTAACCTCGTTCAAAAAACCTCTTGCAAGCCTGAGAAACCTCTCATCTTTCAACTGTGCAAGCCTGGAGTCTCCGTCATATTCAGCTTTTTTAAGCTCTATTTCATAACGCCTTATAGCAACAAGAAAAGCAAAATACCAGATAACCAAAATCGCCTGTTGTAAAGAACAATTCAAAGTTTTTGACAGCTGTTTCGGAAAGTCTGGGATCTCCTGAATCTCAGGTAATAATTCCGCCGTCTTGCGTAGAACAAAACCTTTCTCGTAAGGAAGGTATTTATTAAAAGCAGAGAGTAGCTTCTGCTTGTTCTTCAAAGCAATGGAAATCTCTTCAGTAATATCCATTTCTCACCGTCCCAAATAGTGCAATGTAATCTCTTCCCTGTGGTGTCCCATCTCTTCACTTACAGTCTTTAAAGCCTCGTGATGCCCAATTCCTTCAGAAATCAAAGAATCATACCTCTCTTGAGCAAAGTTATACCTCAAACCGTGAGAGCCCTGATACTGCTGAGAAGTCAAAGCTGAAGCCTCTTTCAAATCCTTGAGATAGTCCTCATACTTGAACTCTATTCTGCCATCAGAAGTGACAGCTTCCTTGACGGCTTCATACAGCTCTCTGGAAACTTCAACAGTCCTCTCATATCCGCCCTTCCCCTGAACTTCTATCCCGTAATGCTGAACGCCAGCTAAATCAGTCCAGAACTTTAAACTGTCCTGCCTTATACCTGCTACCTCGTGAATGCGTAAACCTGCCTCGTGCTGAAGCTGTGCGACAAGCTGATGAGATTGTGAAGAAAGATTATCTATCAGCTCTTTCGGACTTTCGTATGCTCCCCTCTCGGGAGAATCCGCCCTGTCCTGTGCCAGAGTATTAGCAAGCCAGCGACCGCTACCGTCTTCCCTGCTTCCAAAATTAACATCTATCCCAAGTTTCTGCTCAATAACATTTTCCAACTTTCCAATAGCTGACGATATGTTTTTCAAAGACTTTTCCGATAAATCCGCCTTCTGCTCAATGAAACTTTCTATGTGATGAGCCTGAATATCAGTAACCTTGTTAATCCCAAACTCTTCCCTCACATATTCCGCCAGCTGATACCAGACCCCAACATACTCTTTAGCAGTCTTAAAACTCCTGCAATACGGATTATCCTGCTTGGTATAGCCTTCAGCGTATATATGAGAAACCTTTATCCCAAACTGACCGTTATTTGTAGCAAGATTCAAAAGCTCCTTAACTTGATGAATAATGCTTCCAGAAATGCGAATAGAACCGTCAGAACTGACGATTTTGGGCATACTACCCCCCTTGCAGTTGTTCAAGCCTACGCAACGGGTTTAACGACCTCACCCGCAACGGGTTTTAAATCCTCACAGTAGAAGTTTTCCTTCTCCTACCGTGTCATCTTCTTTCATCTCTCACCTACTTAAACTTGTTTAAAGTTAAAGGAAATTTTCACCTCCTTAAACTTGTTATTCTTAAAAAGATTTATGAAGTCTCAAAACTTCCTCTGAGACTTCATAATACAGACCGAAGAGTTCGGTCTGTAAAGTCAAAATTTCCAGTTTGAGACTGGAAATTTTGAAATAGTTTTAAAGGGTCTAATCTCTAAAGACAGACCCTTATCCCCCCTTCTTTTCATTGACTTGGGTAGAACCTCTATCTACCCAAGTTACAAATTAAACGATTGTGTTTTTTTTAGTCAATTAGTTTTTTTTGCCCCCCGGGGGGCAGGGGGACAAAGAAAATAACTATGCTTTTAGTTTTTTTATAGACAGGACAGATGAAGTCTCCACTTCTGAAAACCTCACCTGTCCCGTCCGCTTCTGCTTCTGCTTCTTTTCTGCCCGCATTAGCAACCAGACTTACAGTCTGGTTGCTTGCGGGTTGCTTACACTTAAGAATTTTAAACGCAACGGTTGAAGTTGTCAACAGCCTTCATTTTTAGAATGTATTTGTGGAATTGTATTTTTTACACAATTTGTGGAAACAGGATAGGGGACGAGAAGATTTTTTCGTCTCCGCATAGCCGAGTGGACTCACCAGCCAACCTCAAAGTAAAAAAATATGCCCTTGCTCACTTCGTCAAGGTCTCCGCCCAGCCTCGCTATGCTCGGCTGGTCCCCCCC
This Desulfurobacterium atlanticum DNA region includes the following protein-coding sequences:
- the tnpA gene encoding IS200/IS605 family transposase, translated to MEYKLDKGCHSVYSLQFHLVLVVKYRKKVLIGKLAERLKEIVVEVAEHFGIEIIEQETDKDHIHILFSSRPTVMLSRFVNSLKSVTSRKLRREFPEVMRKELWGGKFWSPSYFIATTGQVKLEDIKRYVQSQGRK
- a CDS encoding RNA-guided endonuclease InsQ/TnpB family protein, with translation MSRAKEESKFLLTYKFRAYPSALQEYKLENWLFALCWLYNHALEERKRVWKEERRTVKYSEQQNNLPKLKKKEPILKLVHSQVLQDTLRRVDKAFQKFFQDLERKKKGEKVKVGYPKKKPIAKYKSLTFSQVWMKQKGKLVPIIKLEKKNNRFAYLHLPKIGKLKIRLHREIDWTRAKTVTVKREPSGNWYVCISVEVDLDQILKEAEERVERKIKTVGIDLGVKHLAVTSKKDYIKHPKFIQKLEKRLKREQKKLSRKEKGSRNFEKQKKKVAKIHEKIKNARRDFLHKLSRKLVGRYHLISFEDLDIPGLVENNPLAKLILDAGWGTLITFTTYKAVMAGVKVVKVDAAYTTQECSYCGLKVPKTLADRMHKCPRCGIELDRDYNASIVIDKRGIEKEGLTHLTGGRVGATRTYACGEGTGGVSSKGEISYPSLKQESPCGSSGWSNSRQRVVFLPEAPSVRAE
- a CDS encoding replication initiation protein, yielding MEKIKPKIDHNINVAGLLVTDADTVLNKLTREKKGQLKGLYVFPKKIGNGVVYICNGAEFPNAKAVDFLLYILHVAETNNWPKKIKITSLNALAKEIFGIKQSGKIWNEKIERFLVVWANHKFYFKNCFFWQGKIIDTVMLGVIQNFKIEKRGRGKTATLIITFDDDFIEICKNTTWYRRPSWIEIKKLRKETAKSLYLLALEYKPDEKTKNWKIYIDSDLKYWYRNALNSLADPKHLRPSIILKRINRAIEEINEKTNLQMELQETEEGNYCIFVKEVCPAGTQALEIPFDKLPDEEKAMLVAYIETVKEKKKINNIWGFLRSMSSRQLKIWLKKAEKYFNSEVKADKETDFIEKPRLIEKLKEWGKKKFSEKPFLYDTYFEKSEILTALENNKEIIFICKDKDYADFLNTAISKKFQNELKEIFLKEISFKGKNE
- a CDS encoding DUF4258 domain-containing protein, whose translation is MRIIYTRHFCEQLEERKRNSPVPLTIELIEDTIKNPDLVMQDPKYSKREWRIKKVAGRCFKVIVEDMGKEIVAITLMFDRTLRRKGLCR
- a CDS encoding DUF2283 domain-containing protein; translation: MQIRYSPDVDILVIKLSDKPVYESEHLAEQGIVIDYDENDEVVGLEIFGWSERKKIELPFVGKLLPVSA
- a CDS encoding toprim domain-containing protein is translated as MNRQQELHRIKSIPPEIILEDFKIPFTFRNSYIEATAVWRNEKTPSVSIQKNEFGEWLWHDFGTGKGGSWIDLVMVLYNCDYITAVRLLREKYLEKNDFPDLKPDFTPKSCRVSTVKIIEVKKVSSPALLKYLRERKITKIPNWLKEIHWEINGRKYFGAGIKTETGSYTVRNKFGKWNLKEKAEQKHSYSLIEKGSRYIAIFEGLFDALSWEQLKFKQTDILILNSVVNVEKALAVIEKYDTVILGLDNDKAGLSARRKFEKINSKTLYLKFESKDLNEALKKQDSISLLPLF
- a CDS encoding tyrosine-type recombinase/integrase, with the translated sequence MPKIVSSDGSIRISGSIIHQVKELLNLATNNGQFGIKVSHIYAEGYTKQDNPYCRSFKTAKEYVGVWYQLAEYVREEFGINKVTDIQAHHIESFIEQKADLSEKSLKNISSAIGKLENVIEQKLGIDVNFGSREDGSGRWLANTLAQDRADSPERGAYESPKELIDNLSSQSHQLVAQLQHEAGLRIHEVAGIRQDSLKFWTDLAGVQHYGIEVQGKGGYERTVEVSRELYEAVKEAVTSDGRIEFKYEDYLKDLKEASALTSQQYQGSHGLRYNFAQERYDSLISEGIGHHEALKTVSEEMGHHREEITLHYLGR